A single region of the Plutella xylostella chromosome 7, ilPluXylo3.1, whole genome shotgun sequence genome encodes:
- the LOC105386378 gene encoding uncharacterized protein LOC105386378, giving the protein MGDSLFDIFGDHITRQTVKNVSRQPLSNVENMGKTSSSGPYKPNEPAKPSQKKGEVKKSFLSNTGKAFQSTPLRQAFTPRAVNVGSMIYSDAGEQETQDINLEELEFTKPSYKLDNYHTDIFDYWAAPLPPQLESPAPRTPSPAGRRHSLEFNCSYQDEFFTDEFSNDAFPDSEDDLPPLY; this is encoded by the exons ATGGGAGACTCGCTGTTTGATATCTTCGGTGACCATATCACGAGGCAAACTGTGAAAAATGTCTCGCGCCAACCGTTATCGAACGTCG AGAACATGGGCAAAACGAGTTCGAGCGGTCCCTACAAGCCTAACGAGCCAGCGAAACCGTCACAAAAGAAAGGAGAAGTGAAAAAGTCGTTTCTTTCAAACACTGGCAAAGCCTTTCAGAGCACCCCTCTGCGCCAGGCGTTCACCCCGCGCGCGGTCAACGTCGGGTCCATGATCTACAGCGACGCCGGCGAACAGGAAACCCAAGATATCAACCTTGAGGAGCTGGAGTTCACAAAACCTTCATATAAATTAG ATAACTACCACACTGATATATTTGACTACTGGGCGGCCCCACTGCCCCCACAGCTGGAGTCTCCGGCACCGAGGACCCCGAGCCCAGCGGGCAGGAGACACAGCCTGGAGTTCAACTGCTCATACCAGGATGAGTTCTTCACAG ATGAGTTTTCCAATGATGCTTTTCCTGATTCTGAAGATGACCTGCCACCATTGTACTGA